A genomic segment from Alphaproteobacteria bacterium encodes:
- a CDS encoding MFS transporter, whose product MSDPSPSYRQVLSLPGVANLLLAACWSRLAGGMFSLAIILYTLGRFDSPVLAGWVSFTSMAPGMLVSPLAGAVLDRMGAARAITIDLVVGAAVLTGLVLVHMADSLTPALLLALVACYSLTRPLGSAGIRTLIPRLVPEPARDRANALDTSSYALVDVLGPVLAGLLFGFAGASVALLAIVVLYVAAALSLLPVIGREPVPAVRQSGRLIDEAVAGLVYVLRHRSLRGLAASYSLYQMSFGILLVVVPVAVTREIETRSTADTIVGLMWALSGIAGSLGALYAGHVKVIDRERWFIALGTLATAAAIYPLGACLGLLGLGLGLAIIGLLADPIDVGVLTLRQRRTDPAWLGRALAVSMSLNMCGLPIGAALGGMLVTYSLPLTLAVAAAVSVLSAIAIQSLVPARSEEASI is encoded by the coding sequence ATGTCCGATCCGAGCCCTTCTTATCGCCAGGTCCTGAGCCTTCCCGGCGTCGCCAATCTGCTGCTGGCGGCGTGCTGGTCGCGGCTGGCCGGCGGCATGTTCTCGCTGGCGATCATCCTCTATACGCTGGGGCGCTTCGACTCCCCGGTTCTCGCCGGATGGGTGTCGTTCACGTCGATGGCGCCGGGCATGCTCGTCAGCCCGCTGGCGGGCGCCGTGCTGGATCGGATGGGCGCCGCCCGGGCGATCACCATCGACCTGGTGGTTGGTGCGGCCGTGCTCACGGGCCTGGTGCTCGTCCACATGGCGGACTCGCTCACACCCGCGCTGCTGCTGGCGCTGGTTGCCTGCTACTCGCTCACAAGGCCACTGGGCTCGGCCGGCATCCGCACGCTGATTCCCCGCCTGGTACCGGAACCCGCGCGCGACCGGGCGAACGCGCTCGACACCAGCTCCTATGCCCTCGTCGATGTCCTGGGTCCGGTCCTGGCCGGTCTGCTGTTCGGTTTCGCCGGCGCGAGCGTTGCCCTGCTGGCGATCGTCGTGCTGTATGTCGCGGCGGCGCTGAGCCTGCTGCCGGTGATCGGCCGGGAACCCGTGCCCGCCGTCAGGCAATCCGGCAGGCTGATCGACGAGGCGGTGGCGGGCCTTGTCTACGTGCTGCGCCATCGCTCGCTGCGCGGGCTGGCGGCCTCGTACTCGCTCTACCAGATGAGCTTCGGCATCCTGCTGGTCGTGGTGCCGGTCGCCGTCACGCGCGAGATCGAAACCCGCAGCACCGCCGACACGATCGTCGGCCTGATGTGGGCGCTGTCGGGCATCGCAGGCAGCCTGGGCGCGCTCTACGCCGGGCACGTCAAGGTCATCGACCGGGAGCGCTGGTTCATCGCCTTGGGCACGCTCGCCACCGCCGCCGCGATCTATCCGCTGGGTGCCTGTCTCGGCCTGCTCGGCCTGGGACTCGGGCTGGCGATCATCGGCCTGCTGGCCGACCCGATCGATGTCGGCGTCCTGACCTTGCGACAGCGGCGCACCGATCCGGCGTGGCTCGGCCGCGCGCTCGCGGTGTCGATGAGCCTGAACATGTGCGGCCTGCCGATCGGCGCGGCGCTGGGCGGCATGCTGGTGACGTACTCGCTGCCGCTGACATTGGCGGTCGCCGCCGCGGTGTCGGTCCTGTCGGCGATCGCGATCCAGAGCCTTGTGCCGGCGCGGTCGGAAGAGGCATCCATATGA
- a CDS encoding patatin-like phospholipase family protein, which produces MSIATFPFDGAQDLRLEILRRAPLFSGLDDTTLMAVLDRMESVMVEGGKPLINAGDPGDALYVVASGYLAVFDPPGPDGVPRIIAEIPAGDIVGELSLIGHRRRSHTVAAIRDSEALRLSRADFERLISAHPEALVGLVHKLVERYGSPPRVVKRPPRTIALIPHGLNAPCERFAKELSEALGRLSGAPKVEIIGPEAAGAPLDRLQRAEAEATFVVYRAEATETDWTHRCLRQADLMLAIAASGPPPEEPQLIDRLNASGVLREGPYRPRRELVLVREKPLIRPGTTSPWLGHNDYALHHHVRLGSVQEFDRLARVVVNRAVGIVMAGGGARGFAHIGVVRALREAGVPIDMAGGCSMGAIVAAATAAGWDYREMNARFRRAFVEKNPLGDYTVPFVSLYAGKRVDNLLHLAFGSIDIEDLPSPFYAVTANLTLQGRDVQRRGPLAHWLRASVSIPGVLPPVVHRGEVHVDGGVIDNFPVAPMRTMGRGPVIGIDIDTGGAMSAGERVGDSWSAWEFTRRLIWKRGETLPIPSIVRILLRSALVGSTERSLLDRERVDLLVMPPMTDFDLLDWTGFERAVEIGYRHTQAMLDKIEGGHLRDRLLAA; this is translated from the coding sequence ATGTCCATCGCAACCTTTCCGTTCGACGGCGCGCAGGATCTGCGTCTGGAGATCCTGCGTCGCGCGCCGCTGTTCTCCGGCCTCGACGACACGACCCTGATGGCCGTGCTCGACCGCATGGAATCGGTGATGGTCGAGGGCGGCAAGCCGCTGATCAACGCCGGCGATCCGGGCGATGCGCTCTACGTCGTGGCCAGCGGCTATCTCGCGGTGTTCGACCCGCCGGGCCCCGACGGCGTGCCGCGCATCATCGCCGAGATCCCCGCCGGCGACATCGTCGGCGAGCTCTCGCTGATCGGCCACCGCCGGCGCTCGCACACCGTGGCGGCGATCCGCGACAGCGAGGCGCTCAGGCTGAGCCGCGCCGATTTCGAGCGCCTGATCAGCGCCCATCCCGAGGCGCTGGTCGGCCTGGTGCACAAGCTGGTCGAGCGCTACGGCTCGCCGCCGCGCGTGGTGAAGCGTCCGCCGCGCACCATCGCGCTGATCCCGCACGGGCTCAACGCGCCCTGCGAGCGCTTCGCCAAGGAGCTGTCGGAGGCGCTCGGCCGGCTGAGCGGCGCGCCCAAGGTCGAGATCATCGGGCCGGAGGCCGCCGGCGCGCCGCTCGACCGCCTGCAGCGCGCCGAGGCCGAGGCGACCTTCGTCGTCTACCGCGCCGAGGCGACCGAGACCGACTGGACCCATCGCTGCCTGCGCCAGGCCGACCTGATGCTGGCGATCGCCGCGTCGGGCCCGCCGCCCGAGGAGCCGCAGCTGATCGACCGGCTCAACGCCTCCGGCGTCCTGCGCGAAGGCCCCTACCGTCCGCGGCGCGAGCTGGTGCTGGTGCGCGAGAAGCCGCTGATCCGCCCCGGCACGACCTCGCCCTGGCTCGGCCACAACGACTACGCGCTGCATCACCACGTGCGCCTGGGCTCGGTGCAGGAGTTCGACCGCCTGGCCCGCGTCGTCGTCAACCGCGCCGTCGGCATCGTCATGGCCGGCGGCGGCGCGCGCGGCTTCGCCCATATCGGCGTGGTGCGCGCGCTGCGCGAGGCCGGCGTGCCGATCGACATGGCCGGCGGCTGCAGCATGGGCGCGATCGTCGCCGCCGCCACCGCGGCGGGCTGGGACTACCGCGAGATGAACGCGCGCTTCCGCCGCGCCTTCGTCGAGAAGAACCCGCTGGGCGACTACACCGTGCCGTTTGTTTCGCTCTACGCCGGCAAGCGCGTCGACAACCTGCTGCACCTCGCCTTCGGCTCGATCGACATCGAGGATCTGCCCTCGCCGTTCTACGCCGTCACCGCCAACCTCACCCTGCAGGGCCGCGACGTGCAGCGTCGCGGGCCGCTGGCGCACTGGCTGCGCGCCTCGGTGTCGATCCCCGGCGTGCTGCCGCCGGTCGTGCATCGCGGCGAGGTGCATGTCGACGGCGGCGTGATCGACAACTTCCCGGTCGCGCCGATGCGCACCATGGGCCGCGGCCCGGTGATCGGCATCGACATCGACACCGGCGGCGCGATGTCGGCCGGCGAGCGCGTGGGCGATTCGTGGTCGGCCTGGGAGTTCACGCGGCGCCTGATCTGGAAGCGCGGCGAGACCCTGCCGATCCCCTCGATCGTGCGCATCCTGCTGCGCTCGGCCCTGGTCGGCAGCACCGAGCGCTCGCTGCTCGACCGCGAGCGCGTCGACCTGCTGGTCATGCCGCCGATGACCGATTTCGACCTGCTCGACTGGACCGGCTTCGAGCGCGCCGTCGAGATCGGCTATCGCCACACCCAGGCCATGCTCGACAAGATCGAGGGCGGCCATCTGCGCGACCGGCTGCTGGCGGCTTAG